The sequence below is a genomic window from Poseidonibacter antarcticus.
TAAATCATTAATATAAGATTAATAAAACTAAATTATAATATATAAAAATTTAGGAGATTAAAATGCCAACAAAACTACTATTATTAGCATCAATATTGTGTTTAACATGCTCAATTGCTTTTGCTGAATATTCAGGCACAGCACAAATAGCGAAAGGGAAAGCACAAATACAAATAAAAAATTTATTCAGCTGTGAAAATGGTCGTTCAAGAGTGTCACCTATTGGCATTCAAACTATTAATGGGAAAGAATTTATAGTACCAGCAGAAGTTCAATATGAGACAAAAAAATTTGCAAGCGATTTATATAATGAATGTTCAAATATAGAACCTCAGTCTTTAGCTGAAGTTGATTTATCATCTGTACCTATTGTGGAAATAGACAAAGATGGAGAAGTTATTACAGGATATATCTTTGCAGATAATTATTTTGAGCTATATATAAATGGTAAATTAGTGGGTGTTGATTCTGTTCCTTTTACACCTTTTAACTCTAATATTGTTAAATTTAAAGTTAAAAAACCATACGAAATTGCAATTAAAGTTGTTGATTGGGAAGAAAATTCTGGATTAGGTAGTGAAAACAATAGAGGGAAACAATTTCATCCAGGTGATGGTGGGTTAATTGCTAGTTTCTCTGATGGTACTACTACAAATTCAAATTGGAAAGCTCAAACTTTTTATACTTCTCCAATTTATGATTTAAGTTGTGTAGAAGAAAAAGGAAATCAACGTATAACAAAAGATTGTGATGTAAATGGTTCTGATAAATATGAAGAAACTTATTCACTTCATTGGGATATTCCGTTAGATTGGCAATCAAATGATATATATAAATCTTGGCCAAATGCTGTAGAATATACGGAAGATGAAATTGGAGTTAGTAATAAAAAAGCATATATGAATTTTCAAGAACAATTTACAGGTAAAGGTTCTTCTTTTATTTGGTCAAGTAATCTTGTTTTGGATAATCTTATATTATTCAAGTATCAAGTTAAATAGTAAAAATTAGGATGTTAATGATGAGTGCAAAAATCACTCATATCTGAACACCGTATCACTTTTAATTCGAACACTTTAGATAAAAAAGTGATACGTAAGTTTCAGTTAAGGTTGAGATATTCTCCATATTAAACTACACTTCTAAAAAGAACTTTAGGAGTGATAATGTATCCAATAATCTTTATGGATGTGCCCTGAAAGAAATGCCCTCATATAATAAAAAATAGCAAAAGATTTAAAATCAGTTTATACATCTATCTCAGAAGAACAAACCTTAGAAAACCAAATGAGTTTCATGATATTTAGGGAAATAAATATCCACATATTAAACAATCTTGGTTAAATCATTGGAATAAATTATCAACTTTTTATAAATATCCAGAAGCTATAAAAAGCTAATTTATACAACAAATCCAATTGAATCATTAAATTCAACAATCAAAAGAAAAACAAAATCTAAAGATTCATTTCCTACTATAGATTCAGCATTTAAAGTTTTATATCTATCAATTCAGGAGGTTCAGAATAAATGGAAAAATTCGAAGGTTAGAAATTGGAGTGAGATGTACCCTCAACTTTGCATATTTTTCAGCGAAATTATAGAAAAATATAATATTTTGATTTGTATAAAACTCAAACCCCACAAGATTGCCGTGCCATAACCTCTAAATTTAGCTTTGACTAAGTTTCGGATTATCAAGTTGGAAAGGTATCGCGAATATTGTTTAAAGTTTATTATATTTAATATATAATTATTGCATAGCCTTTTGTTAATAACTTGTTTATTCCAGACTTTTTTTAAACTTAATAAAAATAAGGTATGTTTTTTGCTTTAGCTGCAGCTACCCATACTGGTACAAAGGGAACAATTTTATCTTGAGAAGGAACTATTATTTCAATAAATGATGCCCCTTGGTGATTAATCGCTTTTTGTAAAATTTCTTCAATTTCGTCTTCTGTTGTAATTCTATCTACTTCAAAGCCA
It includes:
- a CDS encoding transposase, translating into MSRSYKKLIYTTNPIESLNSTIKRKTKSKDSFPTIDSAFKVLYLSIQEVQNKWKNSKVRNWSEMYPQLCIFFSEIIEKYNILICIKLKPHKIAVP